The nucleotide sequence GCGGTGTCTGTCAGGTTCCGACTACACCCTGCCGGGAAAGTGCGACTAGGCTGAACTTCAAGCGCAGCTCTGGGCCTATTTCTGGACAGGCCGTGCCGCTGCGGGTCATCCCGTCCAAGGAGAACACCTCATGTCCGATCACCACGTTTACAAGAAAGTCGAACTAGTCGGTTCCTCGAAGACCAGCATCGAGGACGCGATCAACAACGCTCTGGCCGAGGCGGCGAAAAGCCTCAAGAACCTGGAATGGTTCGAGGTCACCGAAACCCGTGGCCATATCGCCAATGGTGCGGTGGCGCACTATCAGGTGACCCTCAAGGTGGGTTTCCGCATCGCCAACAGCTAGGCTGGCTAGGCCATCCCCCAGCGGATGGCCATCTTTGACTATGACGAGGGAACGTTTTCGATGAAGAGAATCCTGCTTGCAATCGGCCTGTCGGCCTTGGCCTCCTCCGCTTTCGCGGCCAAACCGTGCGAAGAGTTGAAGGCCGAAATCGACGCCAAGCTCAAGGCCAAGGGCGTGGCGTCCTACACCCTGGAAATCGTCGACAAGGGCAGCGTCACCGACAAGCAAGTGGTCGGCACCTGCGACGGCGGCACTAAGGAAATCGTCTACCAGCGCAACTGATCGAACTCGGCAGTGCGGAGCCGGCATGCTCTCGGGCATGCCGGCTTTTTTGTCCTCGCGATTTTGAGGGGTTGTGGGCTAGCCCCCGGTTCTACGGGTTAGATTTTTTGTAGGAGCGGATTTATCCGCGATAGCCGGCGCCGCGGATCGCGAATGAATTCGCTCCTACCAAGGCGCTGCAACCAGCTTTTGTGGGTCAGCTGCGCAGCGGCGTAACCCACGAAAAGCGCTCAGCAGGCGGCGCGGTTTTCACAGGGCTCTGCTCGGGGCTTGTCTGCCGACGGATCGTCCCCACATAGACAGGATGACCCAGGAGGTTCCATGACCCGTTTGGCAGACACTCGCATTTCCGTCCTCGACCTCGCCCCGGTACGCACCGAAACCGGCGCGGCCGGGGCGCTGCACAACTCGCTGGCGCTCGCCCAGCACGTCGAACGCCTCGACTACACGCGCTTCTGGGTGGCTGAGCACCACAACATGGATGGCATCGCCAGTTCCGCCACTGCCGTGCTGATCGGTCATCTGGCCGGCGGTACCTCGCGCATTCGCGTCGGTGCCGGCGGGGTGATGCTGCCCAACCATGCGCCGCTGGTGATCGCCGAACAGTTCGGCACCCTGGAAACCCTCTACCCCGGGCGCATC is from Pseudomonas sp. LS44 and encodes:
- a CDS encoding dodecin: MSDHHVYKKVELVGSSKTSIEDAINNALAEAAKSLKNLEWFEVTETRGHIANGAVAHYQVTLKVGFRIANS
- a CDS encoding DUF1161 domain-containing protein, encoding MKRILLAIGLSALASSAFAAKPCEELKAEIDAKLKAKGVASYTLEIVDKGSVTDKQVVGTCDGGTKEIVYQRN